A stretch of the Desulfovibrio sp. X2 genome encodes the following:
- a CDS encoding CinA family protein codes for MAETMAADPGGSIAAPPRPGYKRSMDEKKILRLGELLRARHWNLATAESCTGGLIGHLVTSVSGASDWYPGGVVAYANEIKERLLGVPGEVLATQGAVSRGTVRAMAAGVRAAFGAQVGVSVSGVAGPTGGTPDKPVGTVWIGWSWPGGERQELFSFSGDRGAVKAASAAAALSGVLSLLEEAAEAAAPAEGT; via the coding sequence ATGGCCGAGACGATGGCCGCAGACCCGGGCGGCTCGATTGCCGCGCCGCCCCGTCCGGGCTACAAGCGGTCCATGGACGAAAAGAAGATACTTCGGCTCGGAGAGCTCCTGCGCGCCCGACACTGGAACCTGGCCACGGCGGAATCGTGCACGGGCGGCCTCATCGGCCATCTCGTGACCTCGGTCTCCGGGGCCTCGGACTGGTATCCGGGCGGCGTGGTGGCCTACGCCAACGAGATCAAGGAGCGGCTGCTCGGCGTGCCGGGCGAGGTCCTGGCGACGCAGGGGGCGGTCAGCCGCGGGACCGTGCGGGCCATGGCCGCGGGCGTGCGCGCCGCCTTCGGCGCGCAGGTCGGCGTGAGCGTCTCGGGCGTGGCCGGACCCACCGGCGGCACCCCGGACAAGCCCGTGGGCACTGTCTGGATAGGCTGGAGCTGGCCCGGCGGCGAACGGCAGGAGCTTTTTTCCTTTTCGGGCGACCGCGGCGCGGTCAAGGCGGCCAGCGCCGCTGCGGCCCTGTCCGGCGTGCTGTCCCTGCTCGAGGAGGCGGCCGAAGCCGCCGCGCCCGCCGAGGGGACCTGA
- the thpR gene encoding RNA 2',3'-cyclic phosphodiesterase → MRLFVGLALPQEYQDGLADLAAACRRRGLAGLSFTRPGNWHLTLRFLGEVDEARVEELAGALRGVAWEAFTLRGGGAGAFPDLLRPRVAWIGLAEGGEECRRLAESVQVALAPLGFAPEERKFSPHLTLARVKGDQRREKRTRTTEGARKTAGGNAAEDVTECLREAARRRWPACVVREMVLWRSVLGGGGPAYTRLAEFPALGPGPRCSRPG, encoded by the coding sequence ATGCGGCTCTTCGTGGGGTTGGCGCTGCCGCAGGAGTACCAGGACGGCCTGGCCGACCTGGCGGCCGCCTGCCGCAGGCGCGGCCTCGCGGGCCTTTCCTTCACCAGGCCCGGCAACTGGCACCTGACGCTGCGCTTCCTGGGCGAGGTGGACGAGGCGCGCGTCGAGGAGCTCGCAGGCGCCCTGCGCGGCGTGGCCTGGGAGGCCTTCACCCTGCGCGGCGGCGGGGCGGGCGCCTTTCCCGACCTCTTGCGGCCGCGCGTGGCCTGGATCGGCCTGGCCGAGGGAGGGGAGGAGTGCCGCAGGCTCGCCGAAAGCGTGCAGGTAGCGCTCGCGCCGCTCGGCTTCGCGCCGGAGGAGCGGAAATTTTCGCCGCACCTGACCCTGGCTCGGGTCAAAGGGGATCAGCGCCGGGAAAAACGCACCCGGACGACGGAGGGGGCCCGGAAAACGGCGGGGGGAAATGCGGCGGAAGACGTGACGGAATGTCTGCGCGAGGCGGCGCGCAGGCGTTGGCCAGCCTGCGTCGTGCGCGAGATGGTGCTGTGGCGGAGCGTGCTGGGCGGGGGCGGTCCCGCCTACACGCGTCTTGCGGAGTTTCCTGCTCTCGGGCCGGGCCCTAGATGTAGTCGCCCCGGTTGA
- a CDS encoding universal stress protein: protein MAEIKRILCAVDFSEASPIVAEYAGMLAKKTGAEVLVLYVAPSLSQYVGFHVPPSSIENFVKDIVSGADATMAKFLEEHFQGVQAKGEVVTGYAAEEILNQAKQDKVDLVIMGTHGRKGIDRILFGSVAEKVVKSASMPVLTVRPEHYESE, encoded by the coding sequence ATGGCGGAGATCAAGCGTATTCTGTGCGCAGTCGATTTCTCGGAGGCCAGCCCCATCGTGGCGGAGTACGCCGGGATGCTGGCCAAGAAGACGGGGGCCGAAGTCCTCGTCCTCTACGTCGCCCCGTCGCTCTCCCAGTACGTGGGCTTCCACGTCCCGCCCAGCTCCATAGAGAACTTCGTCAAGGACATCGTCTCCGGCGCGGACGCCACCATGGCCAAGTTCCTCGAGGAGCACTTCCAGGGCGTGCAGGCCAAGGGCGAGGTCGTCACCGGCTACGCTGCCGAGGAGATCCTGAACCAGGCCAAGCAGGACAAGGTGGACCTGGTCATCATGGGCACCCACGGCCGCAAGGGCATCGACCGCATCCTCTTCGGCTCCGTGGCCGAGAAGGTGGTCAAGTCCGCCTCCATGCCGGTGCTCACGGTCCGGCCCGAACACTACGAGAGCGAGTAG
- a CDS encoding threonyl-tRNA synthetase editing domain-containing protein: MKLLMFYGPEFWSKPFRKTLPEAGEAPGELSVSAAAVVFYQCEEHDAGRKAAVLQKTLKNIKWLAGKFSTRRVVLHSFGHLSASKADPGFARGLMDEVRARLESVDYEVHETPFGWLNEWRMHVSGESLAKVFKDI; this comes from the coding sequence GTGAAGCTGCTCATGTTCTACGGACCGGAGTTCTGGTCCAAGCCCTTCCGGAAGACCCTGCCCGAGGCGGGCGAGGCCCCGGGCGAACTCTCGGTGAGCGCCGCCGCCGTGGTCTTCTACCAGTGCGAGGAGCATGACGCCGGACGGAAGGCGGCAGTGCTCCAGAAGACGCTCAAGAACATCAAGTGGCTGGCGGGCAAGTTCTCCACCAGGCGTGTGGTCCTGCACTCCTTCGGCCACCTCTCCGCGAGCAAGGCGGACCCGGGGTTCGCGCGCGGCCTGATGGACGAGGTGCGCGCCCGGCTCGAGTCCGTGGACTACGAGGTCCACGAGACCCCCTTCGGCTGGCTCAACGAATGGCGCATGCACGTCTCCGGGGAGTCCCTGGCCAAGGTCTTCAAGGACATCTGA